In Campylobacter sp. MIT 99-7217, the following are encoded in one genomic region:
- the ppk2 gene encoding polyphosphate kinase 2, whose product MKSVELQGLKIEDLDKEEQKQTRKKIDTNVQKDLKKEDKKKEDYVEIKIKKSTLDYEKELEKLQIELLKFQNYVKEKGLKVLIITEGRDAAGKGGSIKRLTEHLNPRGCRVVALEKPSEVEKTQWYFQRYISHLPAGGEIVIFDRSWYNRAGVEPVMGFCTPAEHKHFLREVPLFEQMLVESGILLFKFYFSVSKEEQKRRFESRKNDPLKQYKLSPVDAKSQELWDKYTVAKYSMLLASNTKECPWTIISSDNKKKARLNVFRYILSKVEYPNKSTKIKTVDSKLVRNGEEEIRKMEANLQKSDEKFQKLEDSK is encoded by the coding sequence ATGAAAAGCGTAGAACTTCAGGGTCTAAAGATTGAAGACTTGGATAAAGAGGAGCAAAAGCAAACTCGTAAGAAAATAGATACAAATGTTCAAAAAGACTTAAAAAAAGAAGATAAGAAAAAAGAAGACTATGTGGAAATTAAGATCAAAAAAAGCACCTTAGACTATGAAAAGGAGCTTGAGAAACTCCAAATCGAGCTTTTAAAATTTCAAAACTATGTTAAAGAAAAAGGTTTAAAGGTTCTTATCATCACAGAAGGACGCGATGCAGCGGGCAAGGGTGGTTCTATAAAAAGATTGACCGAGCATTTAAATCCTAGAGGGTGTCGTGTCGTTGCTCTTGAAAAGCCAAGTGAGGTGGAAAAAACGCAGTGGTATTTTCAACGCTATATTTCACATTTGCCAGCAGGTGGCGAAATAGTTATTTTTGATAGATCGTGGTATAATAGAGCTGGCGTTGAGCCTGTAATGGGTTTTTGTACTCCTGCTGAACATAAACATTTTTTAAGAGAAGTGCCTTTGTTTGAACAAATGCTTGTTGAGAGTGGAATTTTACTTTTTAAATTTTATTTTTCTGTTTCAAAAGAAGAACAAAAAAGACGCTTTGAAAGCCGAAAAAATGATCCTTTAAAACAATACAAACTTTCTCCTGTAGATGCAAAATCACAAGAGCTTTGGGACAAATATACCGTTGCTAAATACTCCATGCTTCTTGCTTCAAATACCAAAGAATGCCCTTGGACTATTATCAGTTCTGATAACAAGAAAAAAGCAAGATTAAATGTTTTTAGGTATATTCTTAGTAAGGTTGAATACCCAAATAAAAGCACGAAAATCAAAACAGTAGATTCAAAACTTGTTCGAAACGGAGAAGAAGAAATCCGCAAAATGGAAGCAAATTTGCAAAAAAGTGATGAAAAATTTCAAAAATTAGAGGATTCTAAATGA